The Setaria viridis chromosome 6, Setaria_viridis_v4.0, whole genome shotgun sequence genome contains a region encoding:
- the LOC117860159 gene encoding patatin-like protein 2, with translation MAPVYAAEAGTNGSGGLILDPAAQRSALSRGASALSTPKSPPPAYGSIVTVLSIDGGGVRGIIPGTILAFLEEKLQELDGPDARIADYFDVIAGTSTGGLVTAMLTAPNKKVDPNRPLFAAKDINDFYLKHCPKIFPARSGGPLGLFKSVVLGPKYDGKYLQSIVRDLLGDTKVSEVLQNIVIPTFDIKLLQPTVFSRYDAKNDASKNALLSDVCISTSAAPTYLPGHQFHTKDKDGKPRAFNLIDGGVAANNPTLLAMTHVSKQIILGNKDFFPIKPADYGKFMVLSLGTGSAKIEEKFDAVESSKWGLLGWIYNKGSAPIIDSFSQASADLVDIHASVLFQALHSENSYLRIQDDELSGDTSSVDVSTKENLNRLVDVGKRLLKKPVCKVNVETGKNVSDEKNRGTNEEELTRFARMLVEERRARLQKKGNTSQ, from the exons ATGGCGCCGGTGTACGCCGCGGAGGCCGGCACCAACGGGTCCGGCGGGCTGATCCTGGACCCGGCGGCGCAGCGGTCGGCGCTCAGCCGCGGCGCGTCCGCGCTATCCACGCccaagtcgccgccgccggcgtacgGGAGCATCGTCACCGTGCTCAGCAtcgacggcggtggcgtgcgcggGATCATCCCCGGGACCATCCTCGCCTTCCTCGAGGAGAAGCTGCAG GAGCTGGACGGTCCGGACGCGAGGATCGCGGACTACTTCGATGTGATCGCCGGGACGAGCACCGGCGGGCTGGTGACCGCCATGCTCACGGCGCCAAATAAGAAGGTGGACCCCAACCGCCCGCTCTTCGCCGCCAAGGACATCAACGACTTCTACCTCAAGCACTGCCCCAAGATCTTCCCTGCCAGAAG CGGCGGCCCTCTGGGTCTTTTTAAGAGCGTCGTTCTGGGccccaagtacgacggcaagtaCCTCCAGTCCATCGTCCGGGATCTCCTCGGCGACACCAAGGTCAGCGAGGTGCTCCAGAACATCGTCATCCCCACCTTCGACATCAAGCTCCTCCAGCCCACCGTCTTCTCCAGATACGAC GCCAAGAACGATGCCTCCAAGAACGCTCTGCTCTCGGACGTGTGCATCAGCACCTCCGCCGCGCCGACGTACCTCCCAGGGCACCAGTTCCATACCAAGGACAAGGACGGCAAGCCCAGGGCCTTCAACCTCATCGACGGAGGCGTCGCCGCAAACAATCCG ACGCTACTGGCGATGACGCACGTGAGCAAGCAGATCATCCTGGGCAACAAGGACTTCTTCCCGATCAAGCCGGCGGACTACGGCAAGTTCATGGTCCTGTCGTTGGGCACCGGCTCCGCCAAGATCGAGGAGAAGTTCGACGCCGTGGAGTCCAGCAAGTGGGGGCTCCTGGGGTGGATCTACAACAAGGGCTCGGCGCCCATCATCGACAGCTTCAGCCAGGCCAGCGCCGACCTCGTCGACATCCACGCCTCCGTGCTCTTCCAGGCGCTGCACTCGGAGAATAGCTACCTCCGGATCCAGGACGACGAGCTCAGCGGCGACACCTCGTCCGTCGACGTCTCCACCAAGGAGAACCTGAACCGCCTCGTCGACGTCGGCAAGAGGCTCTTGAAGAAGCCGGTGTGCAAGGTGAACGTCGAGACAGGGAAGAACGTGTCTGACGAGAAGAATAGGGGAACCAATGAGGAGGAGCTCACCCGTTTCGCCCGGATGCTGGTAGAGGAGCGCCGGGCCAGGCTCCAGAAGAAAGGCAACACATCACAGTAA